Proteins from one Bartonella sp. HY328 genomic window:
- the xth gene encoding exodeoxyribonuclease III — translation MTLSITTWNINSVRLRENIVLDFLNQEKPDILCLQETKCPDDAFPSKNFRAAGYEHMAISGQKGYHGVAILSRLPLSNMKTRLFCTIDDRRYVSVVFETGSKKIRLHNFYVPAGGDEPDPEINPKFAHKLAFLEEMLAIRADENDGISSILVGDLNIAPLENDVWSHKQLLKIVSHTPIEVEGLNKVLHQGAWVDLMREIIPPEDKLYTWWSYRAKDWQAANRGRRLDHIWGSKDLVSHLKAIDIKIEARGWEKPSDHVPVTARFDI, via the coding sequence ATGACTCTATCAATCACCACTTGGAATATTAATTCGGTGCGATTGCGCGAAAATATCGTGCTTGATTTTTTAAACCAAGAAAAACCTGATATTTTATGCTTACAGGAAACAAAATGTCCTGATGATGCCTTTCCATCTAAAAACTTTAGGGCTGCCGGTTATGAACATATGGCGATTAGCGGCCAAAAAGGCTATCATGGCGTTGCAATCCTATCACGCTTACCATTGAGTAATATGAAAACAAGGCTTTTCTGTACTATTGATGATAGACGTTATGTGTCAGTGGTTTTTGAGACGGGCAGTAAAAAAATTCGTTTGCATAATTTTTATGTTCCTGCTGGTGGTGATGAGCCTGATCCGGAAATTAACCCCAAATTTGCTCATAAGCTTGCTTTTTTAGAAGAAATGCTGGCAATCCGCGCGGATGAAAATGATGGCATATCTTCCATTTTGGTTGGTGATTTGAATATTGCACCCCTTGAAAACGATGTTTGGTCGCATAAGCAATTGTTAAAAATTGTTAGCCATACACCGATTGAGGTTGAAGGGCTAAATAAAGTCCTTCATCAAGGTGCATGGGTTGATTTAATGCGTGAAATTATTCCACCTGAAGATAAGCTTTACACTTGGTGGAGTTATCGCGCAAAAGATTGGCAGGCTGCTAATCGTGGTCGCCGTCTTGATCATATCTGGGGATCAAAAGATTTGGTTAGTCATTTAAAGGCTATCGATATAAAAATAGAAGCACGCGGCTGGGAAAAGCCATCCGACCATGTGCCCGTGACGGCACGTTTTGACATTTAG
- a CDS encoding MerR family transcriptional regulator — MRQNSIGELAKRTGCNIETIRYYEKIGLLDEAERTSGNQRRYDEKHYNRLLFILHARELGFSIEAIRQLIKLSKHPEQPCGEADHIAMTQLQAVRQRIERLKLLEKELLRMTEKCENHTIHDCRVIETLAACGDCFGDHHRK; from the coding sequence ATGCGGCAAAATTCTATAGGCGAATTGGCAAAACGCACTGGCTGCAACATTGAAACCATTCGCTATTATGAAAAAATTGGTCTTTTGGACGAAGCTGAACGCACCAGCGGCAACCAACGGCGCTATGACGAAAAGCACTATAATCGGCTGCTTTTCATCCTTCATGCACGTGAGCTTGGCTTTTCGATAGAGGCGATAAGGCAATTGATTAAATTGTCAAAACATCCAGAGCAACCCTGCGGCGAAGCCGATCATATTGCTATGACCCAATTGCAAGCAGTGCGCCAACGCATTGAACGGTTAAAACTATTGGAAAAAGAATTATTGCGCATGACCGAAAAATGTGAAAACCACACCATTCACGATTGCCGCGTTATTGAAACCCTTGCCGCTTGTGGTGATTGCTTTGGCGACCATCACCGAAAATGA
- a CDS encoding lytic murein transglycosylase, with product MLGASFGASFLGVSPAFADAGFMRWIEQFRATARQSGISDKTFNLAFRGVTAPDPEVLQKAAWQPEFKDPTWNYFDNRVQDEAIAQGQAHGRQWAKVLNVIEQRFGVSRYILLAIWSMESNYGAALKRDDIMRDAIRSLATLAYGYPKRAKFGRTQLIAAMQILQSGDIDRSHLTGSWAGALGHTQFIPTSYLDYAVDIDGDGRRDIWNSIPDALGTAANLLHKNGWQSGKTWGYEVILPATGKFPSGSLRLAEWQRLGLRRANGSAFPFPNDSATLKLPDGREGPVFLVTKNFNVIKRYNSADRYAFAVGLLADRIAGYGGLVRDWNRPFTPISMSERQELQNHLKILGYYNGPIDGRIGEASKTAIQAFQKRNGLKADGHPSREVLSILRRR from the coding sequence ATGCTTGGTGCAAGTTTCGGCGCGAGTTTCCTTGGCGTTTCTCCGGCTTTTGCTGATGCTGGTTTTATGCGCTGGATTGAGCAGTTTAGGGCCACAGCGCGTCAATCAGGTATTAGCGATAAAACCTTTAATCTTGCTTTTCGCGGCGTTACCGCGCCAGATCCTGAAGTTTTGCAAAAGGCAGCATGGCAACCCGAATTTAAAGATCCGACATGGAATTATTTTGATAATCGTGTTCAAGATGAAGCAATAGCTCAAGGGCAAGCCCATGGTCGCCAATGGGCAAAAGTTCTCAATGTTATTGAACAGCGCTTTGGTGTTAGCCGTTATATTTTGCTGGCTATCTGGTCAATGGAATCAAATTATGGCGCCGCCTTAAAGCGCGATGATATTATGCGTGATGCTATACGCTCACTCGCAACCCTTGCTTATGGCTATCCCAAGCGGGCAAAATTTGGCCGTACGCAATTAATAGCAGCAATGCAAATCTTGCAAAGTGGTGATATTGACCGTTCGCATTTAACTGGTTCTTGGGCTGGTGCTTTAGGACACACCCAATTTATTCCTACCAGTTATTTAGATTATGCGGTTGATATTGATGGCGATGGCAGGCGTGATATTTGGAATTCTATTCCTGATGCATTGGGAACTGCTGCTAATTTGCTCCACAAAAATGGTTGGCAGAGTGGCAAAACTTGGGGTTATGAAGTTATATTACCAGCTACGGGCAAATTCCCTAGTGGATCATTACGCCTTGCTGAATGGCAGCGTCTTGGTTTGCGCCGTGCCAATGGCTCTGCATTTCCTTTTCCTAACGATTCAGCAACTCTTAAATTACCTGATGGACGCGAAGGGCCAGTATTTTTGGTAACTAAGAATTTTAATGTCATTAAACGCTATAATTCAGCTGATCGTTATGCTTTTGCCGTGGGCTTATTAGCAGATAGAATTGCTGGCTATGGTGGTTTGGTGCGTGATTGGAACCGCCCTTTTACGCCCATCAGCATGAGCGAGCGTCAAGAATTGCAAAACCATCTTAAAATTCTTGGTTATTATAATGGCCCGATTGATGGACGCATTGGTGAGGCTTCAAAAACAGCAATCCAAGCTTTCCAAAAACGTAATGGCTTAAAAGCGGATGGCCACCCCAGCCGTGAGGTTTTAAGTATTTTAAGACGACGCTAA
- a CDS encoding heavy metal translocating P-type ATPase — translation MSNSEFTQKRQNVEDDKHSLKRDHGHDHNHEHDCHHDHDHGHNHDHDHHHDQKSELIESDENIPQQGDMVWAIKGMDCAACTVKITNAMKNMQGVDNIRVSLMRETLSLQIDESKATPQQIEKTIASLGYSAKLLNEQKPHNITDDVVWWQTAKARMAFSAFSLVILAYIISFLKPQWSAPAFTAASLIALYPVASRAFAAMRTGSFFTIEMLITIAAIGAVFINAAEEAAIVIVLFLIGELLEGVAAGRARAGIKALHDLAPKTAFIETKERLIETSVDALKINDIIIARTGDRIAADGVVLDGISSVNEAPITGESMPKVKEQGDSVFAGSINLGDALKIKVLKNASDNTIARIIELVESAQEAKAPTERFIDNFARYYMPIIVGISLLTALIPPLVFDGDWQTWIYKALALLLIGCPCALVISVPASIASALASGTKRGLLIKGGQVLETLAKTSIIAFDKTGTLTNGTPIVSKVFAVNNNALYENAGHIVSIASAMESISSHPLAQAIITYAAEHDIKPYDLSNISTLQGKGLIANYNDKTLFLGAPRFAKDYAALTPLIEAEITKLEENGNTTIVLIEQSAVIGIIAIRDEPRIDAKSAMAALKKLNIKPLMLTGDNSRTANAISQELGIEAYSELLPETKSKIIAELKTKGLTAMVGDGINDAPALALANTGIAMGSGTDVALETADAAILRNRVSDVVTLIKMAKATMRNIHQNVAIALGLKIIFLLATLFWFTDLWLAIFADTGATLLVTLNALRLLAWKRD, via the coding sequence ATGTCAAACAGTGAATTTACGCAAAAAAGGCAAAATGTAGAGGATGACAAACATAGCCTTAAGCGCGATCACGGGCACGATCACAACCATGAGCACGATTGCCACCATGATCACGATCACGGGCATAACCATGATCACGATCATCACCATGACCAGAAAAGCGAACTTATTGAAAGTGACGAAAATATCCCCCAACAAGGCGACATGGTTTGGGCAATTAAAGGCATGGATTGCGCTGCCTGTACAGTAAAAATCACTAATGCAATGAAAAATATGCAAGGGGTGGATAATATACGCGTATCATTAATGCGCGAAACCTTATCTTTACAAATAGATGAAAGCAAAGCTACACCACAACAAATTGAAAAGACAATTGCTAGCCTTGGTTATAGTGCTAAGCTTTTAAACGAGCAAAAGCCACACAATATAACAGATGACGTTGTTTGGTGGCAAACTGCCAAAGCACGCATGGCTTTTTCAGCGTTTAGCCTTGTTATTCTTGCCTATATTATTAGCTTTTTAAAACCGCAATGGAGTGCGCCTGCTTTCACCGCCGCTAGTTTAATTGCCCTTTATCCTGTTGCCAGCCGCGCCTTTGCCGCCATGCGCACGGGTAGTTTTTTTACAATTGAAATGCTGATTACCATTGCCGCTATAGGTGCAGTTTTTATCAATGCTGCGGAGGAAGCCGCCATTGTTATTGTACTTTTCTTGATTGGCGAATTATTAGAAGGGGTTGCGGCAGGGCGTGCCCGCGCGGGCATCAAAGCATTGCATGACCTTGCCCCTAAAACTGCTTTTATTGAAACAAAAGAAAGGCTTATCGAAACATCGGTTGATGCTTTGAAAATTAACGATATTATTATTGCCCGCACTGGTGATAGGATTGCTGCCGATGGCGTGGTTCTTGATGGTATATCAAGTGTAAATGAAGCACCGATAACCGGTGAATCAATGCCAAAGGTAAAAGAGCAAGGCGATAGTGTTTTTGCTGGTTCAATTAATCTTGGTGATGCCTTAAAAATCAAAGTGTTAAAAAATGCGAGCGATAATACCATTGCCCGCATTATTGAACTGGTTGAAAGTGCCCAAGAAGCGAAAGCTCCAACCGAGCGCTTTATTGACAATTTTGCCCGCTATTATATGCCGATTATTGTTGGCATCTCTTTGCTTACTGCATTAATACCACCGCTAGTGTTTGATGGTGATTGGCAAACATGGATTTATAAAGCCCTTGCTTTATTGTTGATTGGTTGCCCATGCGCTTTGGTTATTTCGGTTCCAGCTTCCATTGCATCGGCTTTAGCAAGCGGTACCAAACGTGGATTATTAATTAAAGGTGGGCAAGTTTTAGAAACGCTTGCTAAAACAAGCATTATTGCCTTTGATAAAACTGGTACGCTCACCAATGGCACGCCAATCGTTAGCAAAGTATTTGCAGTCAATAATAATGCGCTTTATGAAAACGCTGGCCATATCGTTAGTATTGCCAGTGCCATGGAAAGCATATCTAGCCACCCGCTTGCTCAAGCTATTATCACTTATGCAGCAGAGCATGATATCAAGCCATATGATTTAAGCAATATTAGTACGTTGCAAGGCAAGGGCCTAATTGCCAATTATAATGACAAAACACTGTTTCTTGGTGCGCCACGCTTTGCCAAAGATTATGCTGCCTTAACGCCATTGATTGAGGCGGAAATTACCAAGTTAGAAGAAAATGGCAATACAACAATCGTACTTATAGAACAAAGTGCAGTCATTGGCATTATTGCAATACGTGATGAACCAAGAATAGACGCAAAGTCGGCAATGGCCGCCTTAAAAAAGCTTAACATAAAGCCACTTATGCTAACGGGTGACAATAGCCGCACAGCAAATGCTATTAGCCAAGAGCTTGGCATAGAAGCCTATAGCGAATTGCTACCGGAAACGAAATCAAAAATTATTGCCGAGTTAAAAACCAAAGGCTTAACCGCAATGGTGGGCGATGGCATTAATGATGCACCAGCGCTTGCCTTGGCAAATACTGGCATTGCCATGGGGTCTGGTACTGATGTTGCACTTGAAACGGCAGACGCTGCCATTTTGCGTAATCGTGTTAGCGATGTTGTAACCTTAATAAAAATGGCAAAAGCCACGATGCGTAATATTCACCAAAATGTTGCCATTGCGCTGGGCTTAAAAATTATATTTTTGCTTGCTACTTTATTTTGGTTTACCGATTTATGGTTAGCCATTTTTGCTGATACGGGTGCAACCTTGCTTGTAACTTTAAATGCTTTGCGGCTCTTAGCTTGGAAAAGGGATTAA